The following are from one region of the Melitaea cinxia chromosome 7, ilMelCinx1.1, whole genome shotgun sequence genome:
- the LOC123654988 gene encoding retinol dehydrogenase 14-like: protein MIMVTVIVLLAFALLLLILWTYCKVNKGICKFSGHMVGKVVIVTGANAGIGFETAKDLAQRGAFVIAACRNEEKGKNAVYQIIESSRNNNVLFIQLDLASFASIKKFVEEVMRKVSRVDVLINNAGVYATTNEKTEDGFLVGMQVNYLGPFLLTSLLLPILKSSAPSRIINVSSIVYRFGKTNYYNFDSMRRIRNFTVYSTAKLFIMLMTIELNRQLRGSGVTVNCLHPGVVNTNMIDNINIRVFRIILKILKSFYKNSWEGAQTTIYLSVSPDVKDISGHYFQDCHIANLTSKAQNLIEAKKLWDISEKLVKLK from the coding sequence ATGATAATGGTGACTGTAATAGTGTTGTTAGCTTTTGCccttttgttattaattttgtggACTTATTGCAAAGTAAATAAAGGTATATGTAAATTCAGCGGACATATGGTTGGAAAAGTGGTTATAGTAACTGGTGCTAACGCAGGAATAGGATTTGAAACAGCGAAAGATTTAGCGCAAAGGGGTGCATTTGTTATTGCAGCCTGTAGAAATGAAGAAAAAGGGAAGAATGCAGTTTACCAAATTATCGAATCATCCAGGAATAACAATGTTCTCTTTATACAATTGGATCTAGCATCATTCGCATCAATTAAAAAATTCGTAGAAGAAGTTATGAGAAAGGTTTCACGTGTGGATGTTCTCATAAATAACGCTGGCGTATATGCAACAACAAATGAAAAGACTGAAGATGGTTTTTTGGTAGGAATGCAAGTCAATTATTTAGGACCATTTCTGTTAACTTCACTTCTTCTTCCAATACTAAAATCATCTGCTCCGAGTCGCATAATCAATGTTTCTTCAATAGTTTACAGATTTggcaaaacaaattattataattttgacagTATGAGAAGGATTAGAAATTTTACAGTTTATTCCACTGCGAAACTGTTTATAATGCTTATGACAATTGAATTAAATCGTCAACTGCGAGGAAGTGGAGTAACAGTAAATTGTTTACATCCCGGAGTGGTAAACACGAACATGATcgacaatattaatataagggTTTTTAGAATAATTCTAAAAATTCTTAAATCATTCTATAAGAATTCATGGGAAGGAGCCCAAACAACTATTTATTTGAGTGTTTCGCCTGATGTTAAAGATATAAGTGGACATTATTTCCAAGATTGTCATATAGCAAATCTTACATCTAAGGCTCAAAATTTAATAGAAGCTAAGAAGTTATGGGATATATCGGAAAaacttgtaaaattaaaataa
- the LOC123655021 gene encoding retinol dehydrogenase 13-like, with the protein MIILMFFSIIILFFLLVKLYQRLACRVCRSSAHMVGKTVIITGGNSGLGLETAKNLADRGARVIIACRSLKRGSEAAEQITKATGNKNVEYRHLDLASFRSVREFCENTLKIEKRLDVLINNAAAGGLGNYKTEDGNHVGMQVNYFGTFLLTNLLLPLLKSSAPSRIINVSSVIHKYGEMDFENLNMEKYWSDYLVYANSKLYLNLMTLELSRRLKGTGVTVNALHPGVAATNIFRNIKSDIIRNVVLLLLNFLYKSVWEASQTSIHLAVSPEVQNVSGRYFSNCQEDTPSKLSRDPQVAERLWKESEKIVKCSFDLSS; encoded by the coding sequence ATGATTATCTTGatgtttttttcaataattattcttttctttttgttagTGAAATTATATCAAAGGTTAGCGTGTCGCGTATGTCGTTCAAGTGCTCATATGGTAGGTAAAACTGTGATAATAACTGGGGGAAATAGTGGATTGGGCTTGGAAACTGCCAAAAATTTAGCAGACCGAGGAGCACGTGTTATTATTGCTTGCCGTAGTCTCAAGCGAGGGAGTGAGGCTGCTGAACAAATTACAAAGGCCACTGGAAATAAAAACGTTGAATATCGCCACCTTGACTTGGCATCTTTTCGTTCGGTGCGGGAATTCTGTGAAAACACTCTGAAAATAGAAAAACGGTTGGACGTTCTAATAAATAATGCTGCAGCCGGTGGTCTCGGAAATTACAAGACAGAAGATGGTAACCATGTGGGAATGCAAGTAAACTATTTCGGAACATTCTTATTGACAAATCTTCTCCTGCCTCTTTTAAAGTCATCCGCTCCTAGCCGAATTATAAATGTATCATCCGTTATTCATAAATATGGTGAAATGGATTTTGAAAATTTGAACATGGAAAAGTACTGGAGTGATTATTTGGTATATGCTAATagtaaattatacttaaatcTAATGACCTTGGAACTCAGCCGCAGATTAAAGGGTACGGGTGTCACTGTAAATGCTTTGCATCCAGGTGTGGCGGCCACaaatatattcagaaatattaagAGTGATATAATTCGCAACGTTGTTCTTTTACtcttaaattttctgtataaAAGTGTTTGGGAAGCATCACAAACATCTATTCATCTTGCTGTATCACCAGAAGTTCAAAATGTGAGCGGGCGTTATTTCAGCAACTGTCAAGAGGACACACCATCCAAGCTATCACGAGATCCACAAGTTGCAGAAAGACTTTGGAAGGAATcagaaaaaatagtgaagtgcAGTTTTGATTTGAGTAGCTAA